One genomic window of Desulfuromonas acetoxidans DSM 684 includes the following:
- a CDS encoding PEP-CTERM sorting domain-containing protein — protein sequence MRKIVLLPFAVIIFSLPSMAFGLAMNLQNWTASPGGNWNVSNDGYSVLQTINGQPTYFVSDTDYFNRLIEGTLTVKTTSDDDFIGFVFGLNSSDDYLLFDWKQNNQTAGPGTGLEGFTLSRITGSDINLWEHTGNDLEILASSYSSSLGWRDLQNYEFSLDYSAARTIISIDDETIFDIAGDFNTGLFGFYNYSQAYVNYSGFVEEQSAVVPEPSTFAFMCLGVIGVVALRKKQQRFTA from the coding sequence ATGCGAAAAATCGTGCTTTTACCCTTTGCAGTAATCATCTTTTCTTTACCATCCATGGCATTTGGCCTGGCGATGAATTTACAAAATTGGACCGCCTCTCCAGGAGGTAACTGGAACGTGAGCAACGATGGCTACAGCGTTCTGCAGACCATCAATGGACAACCTACTTATTTTGTCAGTGACACTGATTATTTTAATCGCTTGATCGAAGGGACATTGACTGTAAAGACAACAAGCGATGATGATTTTATTGGTTTTGTTTTTGGCCTGAACAGCTCAGATGACTACCTGCTTTTTGACTGGAAGCAAAACAATCAAACAGCAGGTCCAGGGACTGGATTGGAGGGCTTCACCCTGTCTCGAATCACAGGTTCTGATATTAATCTGTGGGAGCATACAGGGAACGACCTCGAGATCCTTGCCAGTTCATACTCTTCTTCCCTGGGATGGCGAGACCTGCAAAATTACGAATTCTCTCTCGACTATTCCGCTGCACGTACCATCATATCAATTGACGACGAAACCATTTTTGATATTGCAGGGGATTTTAATACCGGGCTATTCGGCTTTTATAATTATTCTCAGGCATATGTGAATTATTCAGGGTTTGTTGAAGAGCAAAGTGCTGTTGTTCCTGAACCTTCCACATTTGCCTTTATGTGCCTTGGAGTGATTGGGGTTGTCGCGCTAAGAAAAAAGCAACAGCGTTTCACAGCCTAG
- a CDS encoding pentapeptide repeat-containing protein, giving the protein MMENDSQPKNSAHPLYMLLHSEEIEDFNTQREAHDDFSVLKGLDFRGLDLRGAELTGFDLSDGYFRQTDLRGLDLRTCNLEGASLRSAKISGTYFPDELSPDEILMSLNHGTRLRYR; this is encoded by the coding sequence ATGATGGAAAACGACAGCCAACCGAAAAACAGCGCACATCCACTGTACATGTTGTTGCATAGTGAAGAGATTGAAGATTTTAACACGCAGCGTGAAGCTCATGACGATTTCAGCGTGTTAAAAGGGTTGGATTTCCGTGGTCTTGACCTGCGCGGTGCCGAGTTGACGGGCTTTGATCTGTCCGACGGCTACTTTCGCCAGACCGATCTGCGTGGCCTCGATCTGCGTACTTGCAATCTGGAGGGGGCGAGCCTGCGCTCCGCCAAGATTTCCGGCACCTACTTTCCAGACGAACTGTCACCGGATGAAATCCTTATGTCTCTCAATCATGGCACGCGGCTGCGCTACCGTTAG
- a CDS encoding cation:proton antiporter gives MLFPALQPLTILGLILVTGYFSGKAANRLRLPRISGYIVAGLLFSPSVSGIIPYQQISHLFLFTSELALAFIAYSIGGSLRISRIRDLGNEIIWINLSEGTGAFVCTCAAVYLCRPLLSPLLHESDAIFLSVILILGGISVATAPAATMAVMHELRARGPLTTTLLGVVALDDALSIVLFSASITIAGQLLLSNADNHLIIQGVLTIVGSLLMGGLGGLVFGHFFQPSKRPESNLMLTLGAIFLISGISTHLGFSPLLANMTMGFVIINRVKHADDLFHQMDIMEETIFCLFFTLAAAHFDLKVFTTSAVLGIIILLGRFVGKLGGTLVGGKIAHASPQIYRNLGLALLPQAGLSLGLVFLAEPILPTEIFDMLLSAILVSIILNEMISPPLVKWAIGNAGETNVEETDED, from the coding sequence ATGCTGTTTCCCGCGCTACAACCACTGACAATTCTCGGCCTGATTCTCGTCACCGGATATTTTTCCGGCAAGGCTGCCAACCGTCTGCGTTTGCCACGTATCAGCGGTTACATTGTTGCGGGTTTGCTTTTTTCCCCTTCGGTGAGCGGTATTATCCCGTATCAACAAATCAGTCACCTGTTTCTGTTCACCTCGGAACTGGCTCTGGCGTTTATCGCCTACTCCATCGGCGGTAGCCTGCGCATCTCACGAATCCGCGATCTGGGCAATGAGATTATCTGGATCAACCTGTCGGAAGGGACCGGGGCGTTTGTCTGCACCTGTGCCGCAGTTTATCTCTGCCGGCCTTTGCTTTCGCCGTTACTGCACGAAAGCGATGCGATCTTTCTGTCGGTGATTCTCATCCTCGGCGGTATATCCGTGGCCACAGCTCCGGCCGCAACCATGGCCGTCATGCATGAGCTGCGTGCCCGAGGCCCGTTAACCACCACTCTGCTGGGGGTCGTCGCTCTGGATGATGCCTTGAGCATTGTTCTGTTCTCCGCATCGATTACCATTGCCGGACAACTGCTGCTGAGCAACGCGGACAACCACCTGATCATACAGGGTGTGCTGACCATTGTCGGCTCGTTGCTGATGGGCGGGCTCGGCGGGTTGGTATTCGGCCATTTTTTTCAACCATCGAAGCGGCCGGAAAGCAATTTGATGCTCACGCTGGGTGCTATTTTCCTGATCAGCGGCATCTCCACCCACCTCGGTTTTTCACCGCTGTTGGCCAATATGACCATGGGCTTTGTTATCATCAATCGAGTGAAGCATGCCGACGACTTGTTTCATCAGATGGACATCATGGAGGAGACCATTTTCTGCCTGTTCTTCACTCTGGCTGCGGCCCATTTTGACCTGAAAGTATTTACAACCTCGGCCGTGCTGGGAATCATCATCCTGCTGGGACGGTTTGTCGGTAAACTCGGTGGCACCCTGGTTGGCGGCAAAATCGCCCACGCCTCACCGCAGATTTATCGCAACCTCGGTCTGGCACTGTTGCCGCAGGCGGGTTTGTCTCTGGGGCTGGTATTTCTGGCGGAACCGATTTTGCCGACGGAAATTTTCGACATGCTACTCAGCGCCATTTTGGTGTCGATCATCCTCAACGAAATGATTTCGCCGCCACTGGTGAAATGGGCGATCGGCAATGCCGGTGAAACGAATGTGGAGGAAACGGATGAAGATTAG
- a CDS encoding CBS domain-containing protein — protein MKISEIMQRIEDRDIPCVQEHCAISEVVEVAVRFPHSRLVYVVDKQCKLLGAITIGALLRFLYPYHYDDKIHSRDILRRLSVKKAADLMSHGNVKASPEESVDTILKRMAKTGVKELAVVDDEGHILADITVVDLLAHSKPA, from the coding sequence ATGAAGATTAGCGAGATCATGCAACGCATCGAAGATCGAGATATTCCCTGCGTCCAGGAACACTGTGCCATCAGCGAGGTGGTTGAGGTGGCGGTACGCTTCCCCCATTCACGGCTGGTCTATGTGGTCGATAAGCAGTGTAAGCTGCTCGGTGCGATTACCATCGGTGCGCTGCTGCGCTTTCTCTACCCGTATCACTACGACGACAAGATCCATTCGCGCGACATCCTGCGGCGGCTTAGCGTCAAAAAAGCCGCCGACCTGATGAGTCACGGCAACGTCAAGGCGTCACCTGAGGAGAGCGTGGACACCATTCTCAAACGGATGGCCAAGACCGGGGTCAAAGAACTGGCCGTGGTCGATGACGAAGGACACATCCTCGCCGATATCACCGTGGTTGATCTGCTCGCTCACAGTAAGCCAGCTTAA
- a CDS encoding efflux RND transporter periplasmic adaptor subunit yields the protein MKKHLICLALLLLSVAPVPAEALPPLEGLVEPHETVEFSSQIAGILQEVTVERGSRICQGQVVARLKCGVEEAAVKVAEARVEFGQRKAQRNSELYKKQLISIHEKDELETEIQLAKLELEEAREQLALRTITSTIDGVVVERMGAPGEYVGEEPFLVVAQINPLNIELVVPIAYYGQIREGAKAQVTLEQPVGGTYPATVMIVDQVLDAASGTFGVRLEMANPKMKLPAGLQCQVVF from the coding sequence ATGAAGAAACACCTAATATGTCTGGCCCTGTTGCTGCTCAGTGTGGCTCCGGTGCCGGCTGAAGCGTTACCGCCCCTGGAGGGGTTGGTGGAACCGCATGAAACCGTGGAGTTTAGCAGTCAGATTGCCGGAATTCTCCAGGAGGTGACCGTTGAACGCGGCAGCCGAATCTGCCAGGGGCAGGTGGTGGCACGCCTCAAATGCGGCGTGGAGGAAGCTGCTGTTAAGGTCGCGGAGGCACGCGTCGAGTTTGGCCAGCGCAAGGCGCAACGCAACAGTGAGCTGTACAAAAAACAGCTCATCTCCATCCATGAAAAAGATGAGTTGGAAACAGAAATTCAACTGGCCAAACTTGAACTGGAAGAAGCGCGTGAACAATTGGCGCTGCGCACCATCACCAGTACCATCGATGGAGTCGTCGTGGAACGGATGGGCGCACCGGGCGAGTATGTCGGTGAAGAACCGTTTCTGGTGGTGGCCCAGATCAACCCGCTCAATATCGAGCTTGTTGTGCCGATTGCCTATTACGGACAGATTCGCGAAGGTGCCAAAGCGCAGGTGACTCTGGAGCAACCGGTTGGCGGTACTTACCCCGCCACAGTGATGATTGTCGACCAGGTGCTTGATGCCGCCAGCGGCACCTTTGGTGTGCGTCTGGAGATGGCCAACCCCAAGATGAAACTGCCTGCCGGACTCCAATGTCAGGTGGTGTTTTAA
- a CDS encoding preprotein translocase subunit SecA: MALRFPHHVQPASHDLRPERQDRVESRLEGLAHRLVGQLRRLQRSGPSVQRMLRAIDEQGEKLKPLSDAELCSGLEPLRLALYEDGLTEQTVVTSFALIRELSQRVLGMRHYPSQLTGGLVMLQGMVAEMETGEGKTLTATLPAATVALAGIPAHVISVNDYLTGRDADLMEPLYQALGLRVGRVVHGQNPAERRQAYDCDITYATNKELVFDYLRDRLTLAERLDPLLLQAEYLHGSAPRSERVLMRGLHFALVDEADSILIDEARTPLIISGGEGGNEEREFLEQALDLARTLEQGKDFVLDEARRQVLLTDQGKQTIEEQTKSLGPLWNGLVRRESTLYQALTALHFFHRDEQYLLRDDKVQIIDEFTGRVMADRSWEQGLHQMIELKEGCELSQRRETLAKISFQKFFRRYLHLSGMTGTAKEVTAELWAVYRLQTQRVPTNRPVIRQLWPDRVFAHEQDKWQAVVEQIRDQHQLGRPVLVGTRSVAVSEYLAKQVARFGLPHQVLNAKQDATEADIVSRAGQAGAITIATNMAGRGTDIKLGPGVKKLGGLHVIATERHDAARIDRQLAGRCGRQGDPGSCQAFLSFEDLLLEGNRAGFAAHLVRRLAIVLPLLGPRLSRWSIQLAQAHVEHYHARIRKELFRRDQAQGSLLSFSGRLE; this comes from the coding sequence ATGGCGTTACGTTTTCCTCACCACGTGCAACCGGCAAGTCACGATTTGCGCCCGGAACGTCAGGACCGTGTTGAGTCGCGTCTGGAAGGTTTGGCACATCGTCTGGTTGGACAATTGCGTCGTCTGCAACGCTCTGGACCATCCGTGCAGCGGATGCTGCGGGCGATTGATGAGCAAGGGGAAAAACTCAAACCCTTGAGTGATGCCGAGCTATGCAGTGGCCTTGAACCGTTGCGGCTGGCGTTGTACGAGGATGGCCTCACCGAGCAGACGGTTGTCACCAGCTTTGCCCTGATTCGTGAGTTGTCGCAGCGGGTTTTGGGGATGCGTCATTATCCCAGTCAGCTCACCGGTGGTCTGGTGATGTTGCAGGGGATGGTTGCCGAGATGGAAACCGGCGAGGGCAAGACCCTCACCGCCACCTTGCCGGCCGCCACCGTGGCTCTGGCCGGTATCCCGGCACATGTGATCAGTGTCAACGATTACCTCACCGGTCGCGACGCCGACCTGATGGAGCCCCTTTATCAGGCGCTGGGGTTGCGTGTTGGCCGGGTCGTGCATGGTCAGAATCCCGCTGAGCGGCGACAGGCCTATGATTGCGACATCACCTATGCCACCAACAAGGAGCTGGTGTTCGACTACCTGCGTGACCGTTTGACGTTGGCCGAGCGCCTTGACCCTCTGCTGTTGCAGGCTGAATATCTGCATGGTTCGGCACCGCGCAGTGAGCGGGTACTTATGCGCGGCCTGCATTTTGCCCTGGTTGATGAGGCGGACAGTATTCTCATCGATGAAGCGCGCACGCCGCTGATTATCTCCGGCGGTGAAGGGGGGAATGAAGAGCGCGAGTTTCTCGAACAGGCTCTGGATCTGGCTCGCACGCTGGAACAGGGCAAGGACTTTGTCCTTGATGAGGCGCGACGCCAGGTATTGCTTACCGATCAGGGTAAGCAGACCATTGAAGAGCAGACCAAATCACTTGGCCCGTTGTGGAATGGCCTGGTTCGCCGTGAGTCTACACTGTATCAAGCCTTGACGGCATTGCACTTTTTTCATCGTGACGAGCAGTATCTGTTGCGCGATGACAAAGTGCAGATCATCGATGAATTCACCGGACGGGTGATGGCGGATCGCTCTTGGGAACAGGGGCTCCATCAAATGATTGAACTTAAGGAGGGCTGTGAACTCAGCCAGCGCCGCGAGACTCTGGCCAAGATCAGCTTTCAGAAGTTCTTTCGCCGCTACCTGCACCTATCCGGGATGACCGGCACAGCCAAGGAGGTTACCGCCGAGTTGTGGGCTGTTTACCGGCTGCAGACCCAAAGGGTACCCACCAACCGGCCGGTGATCCGTCAGCTATGGCCTGATCGGGTCTTTGCCCATGAACAGGATAAGTGGCAGGCGGTGGTGGAACAGATCCGCGACCAGCATCAGTTGGGGCGTCCGGTGTTGGTGGGCACGCGATCCGTGGCCGTGTCTGAGTATCTGGCGAAACAGGTGGCGAGATTCGGTCTGCCTCATCAGGTGCTCAACGCCAAGCAGGATGCTACGGAAGCTGATATTGTCAGCCGTGCCGGGCAGGCCGGTGCCATCACCATTGCCACCAACATGGCCGGACGCGGCACCGATATCAAGCTCGGACCGGGAGTTAAAAAGCTTGGTGGGCTCCATGTTATTGCCACGGAGCGCCATGATGCTGCGCGCATTGACCGCCAGCTGGCGGGTCGCTGCGGTCGCCAGGGTGATCCCGGCAGTTGTCAGGCGTTCTTAAGTTTTGAAGACCTCCTGCTCGAAGGAAATCGGGCCGGATTTGCCGCCCATCTGGTGCGCCGATTGGCGATAGTGCTGCCGTTGCTCGGACCACGGTTGTCGCGGTGGTCCATCCAACTGGCGCAAGCCCATGTCGAACATTATCATGCCCGGATTCGTAAAGAGCTGTTCCGTCGTGACCAGGCTCAGGGCAGCCTTTTGTCGTTTTCCGGACGTCTGGAATAA
- a CDS encoding efflux RND transporter periplasmic adaptor subunit — MSESLFSQSWYRVAPLKPRLRSHVQIYRHQYRGEDWYVIQDQFTGRHHRFSPEAYQLIGLMDGRRTLGEIWITACGRLGDHMPTQDEVIGLVSQLHRSDLLQTCALPDFADLKQRLMQGRRNRWLTPLLSPMAVRFPLLDPDRFLSRTMPLVNPLLSWPALLVWLVVVMFGGGMAVSHWTDLTNNLSDKLFGLENLFLISLIYPLLKVVHEFGHAYMVKKWGGEVHEMGIMLLVFMPIPYVEASSSLAFRDKKKRMLVGAAGILVEMFIAAVAVLLWLEMEPGAVRAATFNVMLIAGVSTVLFNGNPLLRFDAYYVLADALEIPNLGQRSTAYLSYLAKRYLLGVRSLTSPASTDGEAGWLAGYALASFVYRIFISLRIILFVAGNFFMFGVVLALWAAIGLVVLPVGKVLRYLIKDGEMRRKRMRIVGAVVVPTLALIAFISLVPMPFSTVCQGVTWAPDDAQVHAAVDGFVGEFMIPSGQYVAAGTPLLRCEDPQLDAHVRLLKARQKEYQARYNVSLLGDRTEAALLKEAMAQVTAELHRAEERRQALTIYSRKAGVFVVPQPENLIGHFARRGAALGYLVDESQMQVRVLVAQADIDRVRADTQRVECRLAQNVGDVVEARVLREVPAASRELPSLALSLEGGGLFALDPREKDRAMAVERLFQFELALPKGATRNIDERVFVRFVHQPEPLIRRAYRAVRRVLLSRFAV, encoded by the coding sequence ATGAGTGAGTCCCTGTTCAGTCAGTCCTGGTACCGTGTTGCACCGCTCAAGCCTCGGTTGCGCAGCCATGTACAGATTTATCGTCATCAGTACCGTGGCGAGGACTGGTACGTGATTCAGGATCAATTCACCGGACGTCATCATCGGTTTTCCCCGGAAGCGTATCAGTTGATCGGCCTGATGGATGGCCGCCGCACCTTGGGCGAGATCTGGATCACGGCCTGTGGCCGACTGGGTGATCATATGCCGACCCAGGATGAGGTGATCGGACTGGTCTCGCAACTGCACCGCAGCGATCTGTTGCAAACCTGTGCTCTGCCCGACTTTGCTGATCTTAAACAACGGCTGATGCAGGGGCGGCGTAATCGCTGGCTGACACCGTTGTTGTCACCCATGGCGGTGCGTTTTCCGCTTCTTGATCCGGACCGGTTTCTCAGTCGCACCATGCCTCTGGTTAATCCGTTGCTGAGTTGGCCGGCCCTGCTGGTGTGGTTGGTGGTGGTGATGTTTGGCGGTGGTATGGCCGTCAGCCATTGGACCGATCTGACCAACAATCTCAGTGATAAATTGTTCGGGCTGGAAAATCTGTTTCTCATCAGCCTGATCTATCCGTTGCTCAAGGTGGTTCACGAATTCGGTCACGCCTACATGGTCAAGAAGTGGGGTGGCGAAGTGCATGAGATGGGGATCATGCTATTAGTTTTTATGCCGATCCCCTATGTCGAAGCCTCATCGTCTCTCGCTTTTCGCGACAAGAAAAAGCGGATGCTGGTCGGAGCTGCCGGCATTCTCGTAGAGATGTTCATCGCTGCTGTGGCAGTCTTGTTGTGGCTGGAGATGGAACCGGGGGCAGTGCGCGCGGCAACGTTTAACGTGATGCTGATTGCCGGCGTGTCCACGGTGCTGTTTAATGGCAACCCGTTACTGCGTTTCGATGCCTATTATGTCCTGGCCGATGCGCTGGAAATTCCCAATCTTGGTCAGCGCAGTACCGCTTATCTGTCGTACCTGGCCAAACGCTATCTGCTCGGTGTGCGCAGTTTGACCTCGCCGGCATCCACCGATGGCGAAGCGGGGTGGCTGGCGGGCTATGCTCTGGCGTCGTTTGTCTACCGCATTTTTATTTCGTTGCGGATTATTCTGTTTGTCGCCGGTAACTTTTTCATGTTCGGGGTGGTGTTGGCCCTGTGGGCGGCCATTGGCCTGGTGGTATTGCCGGTGGGTAAAGTGTTGCGTTATCTGATCAAGGATGGAGAAATGCGCCGAAAACGGATGAGAATTGTTGGCGCAGTGGTGGTGCCGACACTGGCCCTCATTGCTTTTATCAGTCTCGTGCCGATGCCGTTTTCCACGGTGTGTCAGGGGGTGACCTGGGCACCGGACGACGCTCAGGTCCATGCGGCTGTGGACGGTTTTGTCGGCGAATTTATGATCCCCAGCGGTCAGTATGTTGCCGCAGGAACACCGCTGCTGCGTTGTGAAGATCCGCAGCTTGATGCCCATGTGCGTCTGCTCAAAGCGCGGCAGAAGGAATACCAGGCCCGCTACAATGTCAGTTTGTTGGGAGATCGCACCGAGGCGGCTCTACTCAAAGAAGCCATGGCCCAGGTGACTGCCGAACTGCACCGTGCGGAAGAGCGGCGGCAGGCTCTGACCATCTACAGTCGCAAAGCCGGCGTGTTTGTTGTGCCGCAGCCGGAAAATCTTATCGGCCACTTTGCCCGGCGAGGGGCCGCGCTTGGCTACCTTGTCGACGAGTCTCAGATGCAGGTGCGGGTTCTGGTTGCCCAGGCGGATATCGACCGGGTGAGGGCTGATACGCAGCGTGTCGAATGTCGCCTTGCTCAGAATGTCGGCGATGTTGTCGAAGCCAGGGTGTTGCGTGAAGTGCCGGCGGCCAGTCGTGAACTGCCGAGTTTGGCTCTGAGTCTCGAAGGGGGTGGATTGTTTGCTCTTGATCCGCGCGAAAAGGACAGAGCCATGGCTGTCGAGCGGTTGTTTCAATTTGAGTTGGCCTTGCCCAAAGGTGCCACCCGCAATATTGATGAGCGGGTGTTTGTCCGCTTTGTTCATCAACCCGAACCGCTGATTCGACGCGCTTATCGTGCCGTGCGCCGTGTGTTGCTCAGCCGGTTTGCCGTTTAG